Within Runella rosea, the genomic segment TGTTAATATTCAGCCCATTGAGCAGGACCGGGAATATGAAAAAGCAGATTTTAGCATAAGTGAAGATGGAGAATTGACTGGAACGTTTTTGAAATCGTATGGAGGCTACAGCGCAGTTAGTGCCAGAAATGTATTTAAAGAAGAAGGCAAGGAAAAGTTTTTGGAAGAGATAAAAAAAGCAAAATCTTCCTGGACAATTACAAAGGCGGAATACAAAAACCTGAATGATATTGATATGGCACTGGAGGCTAACTATGATGTGTCAATGACCGATTTTGTGACGAAAGCTGGCAATCTGTTATACCTCAAACCCATGCTGGGCGAAGGCTATACCACAAACCCTTTTAAAGCGGAAGAAAGAGCCTTTCCCGTAGATTTTGGGTATTCGACGGAAGAAACTTTCTTGGCAAATTTTCAGATTCCCAAAGGGTATGCGGTAGCTGAAATGCCCAAAACAGGCGTTGTTTCCTTGCCGTCGGGAGGGGGGCGGTTTACGTATACAGTATCAGTGAATGAACAAAAAATAAGCCTTATAAGTCGTTATCAACTCAAAAAACCTACCTACACTGCTGAAGAATATGGTTTGCTAAGAGCATTCTTTGACGCAATAATCGCCAAGCATAATGAACAGATAGTGTTGAAAAAAGTAAATTAAGGACTTTAAGCGGGTACAGTTGTTGGAAGGAGAAGTTAAAATGATACTTAAAAAAAGGATATTAGCGGTTTTGCTGCTTCTTGGGGACGTTTCACTGCAAGCCCAAAATTATGCGGTGTCTTTGGTGCCTGCCGAATTGAGGGAAAAAGCGCACAGTGTAGTTCGGTTTTATCAAACGGAATTCAATGTAAAAGATGCGGGTCAGGCTACCACCAAAATTACGGGAGCTGTGACCGTTTTGGATGAAAAAGGGGCTACTCAGGCCGCAATCGTCATTCCTTACAATAAGTTTACGCGGGTCAATGACATCGAAGCTCAGCTTTTTGATGCAAAAGGAGAGAAAATAAAGCGTCTGAAACGTAGTGAAATAGAAAATTACAGCACAAGTTCAGGGGATAACTCGATTGAGGATAGCTTTGTCAAAATAGCCCTTTTAAGACACATATCTTATCCCTACACGGTGGCGTTTTCGTACGAATATACCACCCGAAACATGATGTTTTATCCCACATGGGAGGCAATCCTGAACAATGAGGAGGGCACTTCGGTGGAGAAAAGTAGTTTTGTTGTTTCTATGCCCAAAGGGTTGAAATTGAGGTATTTGGAGCAAAATATGCAAGCCAAAGCCAATGTGACAACGCAGGAAGAACGAATGGTTTATACCTGGGAAGTTAACAACCTGAAAGCGATAGAGGCAGAACCTTACGCCGCCGAGCTGAGTCGATTGCTTCCCTGTGTTTATACAGGACCTACCGAATTTGCCGTGGATGATTATCGAGGTAACCTTTCCTCTTGGGCTGACCTAGGGAAATTTTACGGAGAACTTAACAAAGAGCGTTATACGCTGCCTGCCCAAACGGTCAGTATGCTAAAAGAAAAGGTAAAAACCCTAAAATCCACTCCCGAAAAGATACGATTCATTTATGAATATTTACAAGGAAGTACCCGTTATGTGAGTATTCAGCTAGGAATCGGGGGGTGGCAGTCAATGAAAGCAGAGGAGGTAGCCGCCAAAGGGTACGGAGATTGCAAAGCATTGACTACGTACATGAAAGCCATGTTGCATGAAGTCGGCATAAATTCTTATTTGGCATTGGTACGGGCAGGTGCAGACGAATCTGATATATTAGTTGACTTCCCTTCGTTTCAATTTAATCACGTTTTTTTGTGTGTACCTACTGAAAAAGACACCGTGTGGCTCGAATGCACCGATCAGCATAATCCTTATGGGTATTTGGGTAGTTTTACGGAAGATCGTCATGTGGTTTTGGTGACCGAAGAGGGCGGGCGTTTGGTTAAGACCCCTGTTTATAAAGCATCCGAAAATCAGCAATACCGAACAGCTTCAGTTAAAATAAATGAAAATGCGGAAGGGGTGGTAGAGATGACTACTTTATACACTGGATTGCAGCAGGAGGAACATTCGGGGGCCCTACACGCACTGAATGCTGAAGACCAAAAAAGAAGACTACTCCAGAGCATCACGTTACCCACCGTTGAAATACAAAAATTCAGTTTTAAAGAAGAACCGACACTTTTGCCTTCGGTGGAGGAAAAAGTGCAGCTTTTTGCCAGAAATGTAGGTAATAAAAGCGGAACCCGAATGTTTATTACGCCCAATTTGCTCAATCAGACCCGAACGGTTCCGTCGGCAAACCCTGCAAGGAAATATGATTTTCAGATAATTAGCAATTACACCGACACAGATAGTATATGCTTTGAAGTACCCAAAGGCTATACGTTTGAGTATCTCCCCGAACCTGTAAAAATCGTATCCAAATTTGGACACTATGAAGCTACAGTTTCCTTGGATGGAGAACGGATAGTTTACCTTCGTCGTATGACGATGTATAAAGGAAACTATGCAGCGGCTGAATTTAATGCATGGGTGGATTTTCGAAAGAAAGTGGTAAAAGCCGATAAAAATCAACTTGTTTTGGTTGCAAAACCTTAAAGATGGTGAGTTGAGACTAAGATTGCAAAAAGGCTTTAAATAGCCCTGAAGGCAATATTATGGATAGTTTACAGTAGATTTTAGTTAAAAGTTTATTTTGACATAAAGCTGAAATCCAAACTTTGACTCCTATGTTCTCTCGTCGCGACTTTCTCATTCAGGCTGCTTTGGGCGGTGCTGCTTCGCTTATATCTCCCAATACGTTGTTTTCGGCTACGCGCCCCAAAAAAGATAAATTGGGGGTGGTATTGGTAGGGTTGGGCTACTACAGCACCGATTTGTTGGCCCCTGCTTTGCAATTGACCAAGAATTGCCAGTTGGTAGGAATTGTGACGGGTACGCCTTCAAAAGCTGAAACCTGGAAAAAGAAATATAATCTCGCCGATAAAAATATTTATAATTACCAAAATTTCGACCAAATCGCCAACAATCCCGACATCGACATCGTCTATGTGGTGTTGCCGCCCAGTATGCACCGCGAATTTGTGGTGCGGGCTGCCAAAGCGGGCAAGCAGGTGTTTTGCGAAAAACCCATGGCACCGAGCGTGGCGGATTGTGAAGCCATGATCAAGGCTTGTGCAGATAACAAGGTAAAATTGGCGATTGGGTATCGTTGTCAGCATGACCCCAATACGCAAGCGTATCAGAAATTTGCCAAAGAGAGTACCTTCGGAAAAGTCCGCATGGTGACCTGCGGTGCAGGATATTTTGACGCCCGCACTACCCACTGGAAACAAAACAAAGCCCTCGGGGGCGGTGTCATGGGCGACATGGGCGTGTATGCTCTTCAGGGAGCGCGCTTGGCCACGGGCGAAGAGCCGATTTCGGTCACGGCGCAGTTTCATACTACACGCCCCGATATTTACAAAGAAGTGGAAGAAACGGCTACGTTCCAGTTGGAATTTCCGAGCGGTGCATTGGCGGCCTGTCATACCAGTTTTGGCATCAACATGAATTATTTACAAGCCAATTGCGAAAAAGGTTGGTTTAAAATGGAGCCGTTTTCGAGCTACACCGGAAACAAAGGAAGTAGCCCACTGGGGCCAATCAATTTCCCCCTCGAAAATCAGCAGGCCCGACAACTCGACGAAGATGCCGAAGCCCTCATGAAAGGTACTGCGCTGATTGCCCCTGGCGAAGAAGGTCTGCGCGACATTCGCGTGGTAGAAGCTATTTACAAATCCGTAGCCGCTGGCGGGAAGATGATTAAAATTTAATTCAGGACTTTATTCAACTTTATAACGGGGAGCGAGGCAGTTGTCTCGCTTTTTTTATACTCTAAGTCTTTCAATCACAATAAAATATGGGGTTTTCGTTTGCCTATAGGGACTGAAAAATGTGAAATGCTGGTGCGCTAATCCGCTACTTTGTTCAGCATTCCTACTCCCACAAATAAAAACAATGCTCCAACGACAAAAGGCACGAGGGTTTCCCATTTGGTGAGCGTGAATCCTAAGACTGCTTTGTCGGACATGAAGGCGATGCAGGCAAAAAGAATAAAAATGATGCCCATGCTGGTGAGAATTGTTCCAATCGTACGTTTCATTATCAATGTTGGTTTATGGGGGCGAAAATAGGGCTTTTGCAGGAAGCATCCAACATGTGCATCAATAGGTAGATTGTTTTGTCTTAACTTTAGAAGTTAATTTTAGAAAATTCTCTCCCAGCATGAGCTGAAGGTCTTCTAGTGGCGCTTTCAGAGCATAGATTTTTGCGATTTCAACGGCAGGATGCAGCCACGGCCCATCGGTTCCGAATAAAATCTTGCTTGCACCCGCTCGTTGATAGGCCATTTCCAACAAATCAAAACGTCGTACGCCAGATGTGTCGGTGTACACATTCGGGTGCCGGGCCAAAAGGTCCAGAAAAGCTAACTGCGCTCGCCAATCATCGGCAAAACTGCTCAAATGGGGAATAATAAAGTTGACGTCCCGGTACTCAGTTGCGATGAGTTCAATAGTCGAAGTTTCGCCAGTGGGGTCGTACAAAACGGGAATGTTGAATGCCCTGGCGGCGATGCATATTTCACGCGAGATGCGGGCGTCGTGGCGATGCACCTTGATGCCGCAAAAGCCATACTCTTCGACGGCCGTTTGCACCATAGAATGAATTCTACCCCGGTCGCGCTCGGCATGAACAAACGCAAATCCATAGAAACGTGCTGGATAGCGACCGACGATTTGGGCGGTTTGGGCATTGGCCTTGGTATAATCGGTGTGAAAAGCGGCAAACAAAACCGTTTTTTGAATTCCTGCTTCGGCCGACCATTGCATGAATTTTTTCAACGAAGCTCGTGTATCCCAAGGGCCCGTAAGCCCGTCGCCTTCTCCGGCGTGACAGTGGCAATCAATGATAAGCATGGTGCATGAATTCAAGGTTTCTGATAAACTGTTTGGAGGTTTCTACCCCACGAAAGAAATTGGGAATATAAAATCTTTCGTTAGGCGCGTGCAGGTTGTCGAATGGAGAAGCAAAACCCATCATGACCACGGGGAGTCGTAATTGCCCCGCCAAAGTGCTGACGATGGGAATGCTGCCTCCTGAGCGCAGCAATACAGGTTTGCGACCGAATACACTTTGACAGGCGGAGGACGCTGCCTGAAAAACACGTTCGTCGGGATTCACTTGGTAGGCGTTGCTTTGGGCCGTAACGGAGACTTCCACGCGTAGCCCAGATGGGCATTGTTGAGCAACATACCGCGATAAAGATTGGGCTACCTGGTTAGAATCCTGATGAGGAACCAACCTAAAATTTAGTTTTGCCCGGGCCTGCCGAGGAATCACGCCTTTGCTGCCTTCTCCTTCGTATCCCCCCGAAATACCCGTTACGGTGAGAGAAGGCCGAATGGTAAGTCGCTCGTAGGCGGTGTAACATTCTTCTCCTATGCCATCCGCCATTTGTATCTCCTGCCTTAGTTGGGCATTTGAAGGGCCATTTTTTCTCATATATGTACGTTCTGCGGCCGAGATTTTGAATACGTCATCATAAAAGCTTGGTAATGCTATTTGTCCTTTGGAGGTATGTAACTTTGCAATGATATGCGCTAAACCGTGGATTGGGTTTGATGCAATTCCACCATATACGCCCGAATGCAGATCTGTACCATGCCGTGTTACCAACAACTCAGCATGAATATTGCCCCGCAGGCCGTAGGTCAGGGCGGGTTGGTGCAGGTCCAGCATACGCATGTCTGACACCACGGCGCAATCAGCTTTAAACAAAGCTTGGTGTGTGCCTAAAACATTGCTTAAATGTTGGCTTCCGATTTCTTCTTCCCCTTCAAATAAACACTTGATATTGATGGGAAGGCGATGTTCGGCCATGAGGCTTTCCACGGCTTTAAGGTGTAAAAACAGTTGACCTTTATCGTCAGAAACGCCCCTCCCGTAAAGATAATCCCCCCGAACGGTAGGCGCAAAAGGGGGTGTTTCCCATTCGTTGAGTGGGTCGGGGGGTTGTACATCATAATGCCCATAAATCAATAAGGTAGGTTTGGCCGTATCAATCAACTCTTCGGCATATACGACGGGTGGCGCTACCCCAGTAGTGAGTTGTACTACCCGTTGCATTCCCATCTTTTGGAGATGTTTAACCAGCCAATCGGCGCAATCAAACAGATGAGAACGGTGAGCAGAACCCGAACTCACGCTTGGAATTCGAACAAATTCTTTCCATTCGTTGAGCGCGCGAGTGTACATGTTCAAAAGAAATTTACTGCTTCAAATTCCAGTTCTTTCGATAGTCCGAAGTGTGCCTTAAAGTTGGGGATGTTGCGCAGCACCCCGATTTTTACGCCTTTACCTACCCGGGAAGAGGGTAAAAAATTCCGATCTTCTTTGTAGTCGAAGTAAGTTGGACTGAGCACGATTTTTTGTCCTTTAAATTCCCCCATTCTTTTCAACACCTTGATGATGGCAGTTTTCTTTTGGTCTTTGGTCGTTTTGCCCGCAACGGCCTTGTCAATCGCCGCCCCTACGATTGCGTGAGTGGTCGCGGAGAGGGGAACGGTTTGTTTATTCAATTGTTCCAGGGTGACGTTGTCAAACAAATCGGCATATTTGAAAGGAATCCAGTGATGTACTTCAATGCCAATGGGTTGAAGCGAGGAAGGGTTGCCAAAATGAAGTTTTCGGGCGTCAAATCGGGCGCTGGCCTTGATGGCGTTTTCGGCTTTAGACCCCTGTGTTTTGATGTCCGACCATTTTTTGGTTTTGTTTTGCTCGTAGGTTTCCAGTTCCAGTGCCTCCAGTAAGACTTCTGCCAATATCGACTGAACCCCGCGGACTTCTTTCAATCGGTCGTATATTCCACTTAGCTCATTGACCAATACCGCCATTTCATAGTCTGGATTCAGTGCGTTTTTGGCGTAACTTTCGGTAAGAATTTCGCCCAAAAAGGTGTTCTCAAGCTCTTTGCCCCCTGTGGGAGTGTCTTTTTTGGTTGTTTGCTCGGTACCGTCTTTTCGTCGTTTGTCCTGAACCTGCTGCCAGTCGGCAGCGGCGGTATGTTGTACGGGTGGCTTTGTATCCGACGGGGTGCCTGGTGATGCCAGCCGCGCAAGAATACCTGCTACCGCACCTAATTTTTGCGCTTTGGCTTTATTGCGTCTCCAAAAAGCAGAGAGACTTTCGCGCCAAGTTTCAAATTCGGCTTCCAATTCAGCATTGATTGAAGGAGATGCTTGAGAGGGAGGGATGTGATAAGGCTGCATAGTTTTTATCGTTTAGAACGGCGTCGCAGTTCGATTAATACTGTTTTTTTTACATTCAGTGGTACGGTTTTTAGGAGCACTTCCCAAGTGCTGAAAAGAATCGTTCCGTACTGTGGGCGT encodes:
- a CDS encoding amidohydrolase family protein; the protein is MLIIDCHCHAGEGDGLTGPWDTRASLKKFMQWSAEAGIQKTVLFAAFHTDYTKANAQTAQIVGRYPARFYGFAFVHAERDRGRIHSMVQTAVEEYGFCGIKVHRHDARISREICIAARAFNIPVLYDPTGETSTIELIATEYRDVNFIIPHLSSFADDWRAQLAFLDLLARHPNVYTDTSGVRRFDLLEMAYQRAGASKILFGTDGPWLHPAVEIAKIYALKAPLEDLQLMLGENFLKLTSKVKTKQSTY
- a CDS encoding Gfo/Idh/MocA family protein, giving the protein MFSRRDFLIQAALGGAASLISPNTLFSATRPKKDKLGVVLVGLGYYSTDLLAPALQLTKNCQLVGIVTGTPSKAETWKKKYNLADKNIYNYQNFDQIANNPDIDIVYVVLPPSMHREFVVRAAKAGKQVFCEKPMAPSVADCEAMIKACADNKVKLAIGYRCQHDPNTQAYQKFAKESTFGKVRMVTCGAGYFDARTTHWKQNKALGGGVMGDMGVYALQGARLATGEEPISVTAQFHTTRPDIYKEVEETATFQLEFPSGALAACHTSFGINMNYLQANCEKGWFKMEPFSSYTGNKGSSPLGPINFPLENQQARQLDEDAEALMKGTALIAPGEEGLRDIRVVEAIYKSVAAGGKMIKI
- a CDS encoding dipeptidase; the encoded protein is MYTRALNEWKEFVRIPSVSSGSAHRSHLFDCADWLVKHLQKMGMQRVVQLTTGVAPPVVYAEELIDTAKPTLLIYGHYDVQPPDPLNEWETPPFAPTVRGDYLYGRGVSDDKGQLFLHLKAVESLMAEHRLPINIKCLFEGEEEIGSQHLSNVLGTHQALFKADCAVVSDMRMLDLHQPALTYGLRGNIHAELLVTRHGTDLHSGVYGGIASNPIHGLAHIIAKLHTSKGQIALPSFYDDVFKISAAERTYMRKNGPSNAQLRQEIQMADGIGEECYTAYERLTIRPSLTVTGISGGYEGEGSKGVIPRQARAKLNFRLVPHQDSNQVAQSLSRYVAQQCPSGLRVEVSVTAQSNAYQVNPDERVFQAASSACQSVFGRKPVLLRSGGSIPIVSTLAGQLRLPVVMMGFASPFDNLHAPNERFYIPNFFRGVETSKQFIRNLEFMHHAYH
- a CDS encoding DUF3857 domain-containing protein, with protein sequence MILKKRILAVLLLLGDVSLQAQNYAVSLVPAELREKAHSVVRFYQTEFNVKDAGQATTKITGAVTVLDEKGATQAAIVIPYNKFTRVNDIEAQLFDAKGEKIKRLKRSEIENYSTSSGDNSIEDSFVKIALLRHISYPYTVAFSYEYTTRNMMFYPTWEAILNNEEGTSVEKSSFVVSMPKGLKLRYLEQNMQAKANVTTQEERMVYTWEVNNLKAIEAEPYAAELSRLLPCVYTGPTEFAVDDYRGNLSSWADLGKFYGELNKERYTLPAQTVSMLKEKVKTLKSTPEKIRFIYEYLQGSTRYVSIQLGIGGWQSMKAEEVAAKGYGDCKALTTYMKAMLHEVGINSYLALVRAGADESDILVDFPSFQFNHVFLCVPTEKDTVWLECTDQHNPYGYLGSFTEDRHVVLVTEEGGRLVKTPVYKASENQQYRTASVKINENAEGVVEMTTLYTGLQQEEHSGALHALNAEDQKRRLLQSITLPTVEIQKFSFKEEPTLLPSVEEKVQLFARNVGNKSGTRMFITPNLLNQTRTVPSANPARKYDFQIISNYTDTDSICFEVPKGYTFEYLPEPVKIVSKFGHYEATVSLDGERIVYLRRMTMYKGNYAAAEFNAWVDFRKKVVKADKNQLVLVAKP